The following coding sequences are from one Megachile rotundata isolate GNS110a chromosome 13, iyMegRotu1, whole genome shotgun sequence window:
- the Hem gene encoding nck associated protein 1 Hem yields MARPIVPSQQKLAEKLTILNDRGIGMLTRIYNIKKACGDAKSKPGFLSDKSLESSIKTIVRKFPNIDVKGLQTITNLRNEIIKSLSLYYYTFVDLLDFKDNVCELLTTMDACGVHMDITINFDLTKGYLDLVVTYVSLMILLSQVEDRKAVLGLFNAAHEMVHSQSDPSFPRLGQMIMDYDAPLKKLSEEFVPHSKLLKNALTSLWPIYPGRNLSADTWRADQKLSLVGSPGQILKAAATDTMSCETLSLDRIERWVILGFTLCHTFLNQEQPSKLWTTALESGWVLALFRDEVIYIHQYIQTFFESIKGYSKRVSEVKECYNQAVQKAGYRHRERRKFLRTALKELGLILTDQPGLLGPKALLVLMGLSHARDEVLWLLRHGVNPPTQGKGKGRGGEDLVDRQLPELLFHCEELRALVKKYSQVLQRYYVQFLSGFDAPALDQMIQNLPVCPEDEGAILSDMCSKIASLTVKQVEDNELFDFRAFRLDWFRLQAYMSIAKCNMNLADNRELASFMDTVVFHTKMVDNLDEMLVETSDLSIFCFYSKVFEDQFHMCLEFPAQNRYIIAFPLICSHFQSCTHELCPEERHHIRERSLSVVNMFLDEMAKEAKNIITTICDEQCNMSDKLLPKHCAVLISQVVNRKKKDKNKKNMYEIHKPGIESYRKTREELTTMDKLHMALTELCYAINYCPTINVWEYTFAPREYLHQHLESRFARALVGMVMYNPDTSEIAKPSELFVSVRSYMNVLQTVENYVHIDITRVFNNALLQQTQELDNHGDKTIAALYTQWYSDVLLRRVSAGNICYSSNQRAFVSLSVEGAIPFNAEEFSDINELRALAELIGPYGMKMLNENLMWHIASQVQQLKKLVAGNKDVLIALRTNFDKPEVMKEQFKKLQQVDNVLQRVTIIGVILSFRQLAQSALVDVLEERIPFLLSSILDFRHHLPSGDPMRVVSEMTSAAGLTCKVDPTLTAALRSQKSEVDEDEHLLVCLLMVFVAVSIPKLARNENSFYRASLEGHSNNIHCMATAINNIFGALFTICGQNDIEDRMKEFLALASSSLLRLGQEADKEAIKNRESVYLLLDQIVQESPFLTMDLLESCFPYALIRNAYHDVYKLEHSQP; encoded by the coding sequence ATGGCACGACCTATTGTACCTAGTCAACAAAAGTTGGCTGAGAAGCTGACTATTTTAAATGATAGAGGTATTGGAATGTTAACCCGCATTTACAATATAAAGAAAGCGTGTGGTGATGCAAAGTCAAAACCTGGTTTCCTCTCTGATAAAAGTTTAGAGTCCTCTATCAAGACAATTGTTAGGAAGTTTCCCAATATCGATGTTAaaggattacagacgattacgAATCTTCGTAATGAGATTATTAAATCTCTGTCATTGTACTATTACACGTTTGTGGATTTGCTCGATTTCAAAGACAATGTTTGCGAACTTTTAACTACGATGGATGCCTGCGGTGTTCACATGGATATCACGATAAATTTTGATTTAACGAAAGGTTATTTGGATCTTGTTGTCACTTATGTCAGTTTGATGATACTTTTGTCGCAAGTGGAAGATCGTAAAGCAGTTCTAGGTTTATTTAATGCAGCCCATGAAATGGTACACAGCCAATCTGATCCTAGTTTTCCACGATTGGGTCAAATGATTATGGATTATGATGCGCCACTAAAAAAGCTTTCAGAAGAATTTGTACCTCATTCAAAATTGCTGAAAAATGCTCTTACTTCTTTATGGCCTATTTATCCTGGAAGAAATTTATCGGCAGACACATGGAGGGCAGATCAAAAGCTCAGCCTTGTTGGAAGTCCTGGACAAATACTTAAAGCAGCAGCAACAGACACTATGTCCTGTGAAACTTTAAGTTTAGACAGAATAGAAAGATGGGTTATTTTAGGCTTCACGTTATGTCATACATTTTTAAACCAGGAACAGCCTAGTAAACTCTGGACCACAGCTTTAGAATCAGGCTGGGTTCTGGCCTTATTCAGAGACGAAGTAATTTACATACATCAGTACATACAGACATTTTTTGAAAGTATAAAAGGATACAGCAAAAGAGTATCCGAAGTGAAGGAATGCTATAATCAGGCAGTACAAAAGGCTGGTTACAGACACAgggaaagaagaaaatttttgaGGACAGCTTTGAAAGAGTTAGGTTTAATTTTAACCGACCAACCTGGTCTTTTGGGACCAAAAGCTCTATTAGTGTTGATGGGACTTTCTCATGCAAGAGATGAAGTTCTGTGGCTTTTGCGACATGGCGTGAATCCACCTACACAGGGAAAAGGTAAAGGAAGGGGAGGAGAAGATTTGGTGGATCGTCAGTTGCCAGAATTATTGTTTCACTGTGAAGAGTTAAGAGCTTTAGTAAAGAAATATTCTCAAGTACTTCAGAGGTACTATGTACAATTCTTGTCAGGATTTGATGCCCCTGCTTTAGATCAAATGATACAAAATTTACCAGTTTGCCCTGAAGATGAAGGGGCAATACTTAGTGATATGTGTTCTAAGATAGCTAGTCTTACAGTAAAACAAGTGGAAGATAATGAATTGTTTGATTTCCGTGCTTTCCGATTGGACTGGTTCAGATTACAAGCATACATGTCCATAGCAAAATGTAACATGAATTTGGCTGATAATCGGGAATTAGCGTCTTTCATGGATACTGTAGTATTTCATACCAAAATGGTAGATAATTTGGATGAAATGTTAGTGGAAACATCTGATCTATCAATCTTCTGCTTTTATAGTAAAGTATTTGAAGATCAATTTCACATGTGCTTAGAATTCCCTGCTCAAAACAGATATATCATTGCATTCCCTTTAATATGTAGTCACTTCCAAAGCTGTACACATGAACTTTGTCCAGAAGAACGTCACCATATTCGAGAAAGAAGTTTATCCGTTGTGAACATGTTCTTGGATGAAATGGCCAAAGAAGCTAAAAACATTATCACAACTATATGTGATGAACAGTGTAATATGAGCGACAAACTGCTACCAAAGCATTGTGCTGTACTGATCTCTCAAGTTGTTAATCGAAAgaagaaagataaaaataagaagaacATGTATGAAATCCATAAACCTGGTATAGAAAGTTACAGGAAAACCAGAGAAGAGCTTACTACTATGGATAAACTTCACATGGCATTAACAGAATTGTGTTACGCCATTAATTACTGTCCCACTATCAATGTGTGGGAGTATACCTTTGCGCCAAGGGAATATTTGCATCAGCATTTAGAATCAAGATTTGCCAGAGCACTTGTTGGTATGGTCATGTACAATCCAGATACTAGTGAGATAGCTAAACCATCTGAACTCTTCGTTAGCGTTAGATCTTACATGAACGTTCTTCAGACAGTGGAAAATTATGTGCATATAGATATTACACGCGTATTTAATAACGCTCTGCTTCAGCAAACTCAGGAGTTAGACAACCACGGTGATAAAACCATTGCTGCCCTGTACACGCAATGGTACTCTGACGTTCTGCTGAGACGTGTCAGCGCTGGCAATATATGTTATTCCAGTAATCAAAGAGCATTCGTTAGTTTATCAGTAGAGGGTGCAATACCCTTCAACGCCGAGGAATTTTCAGACATTAACGAGCTGAGAGCGTTGGCCGAGCTTATTGGTCCATACGGTATGAAGATGTTGAACGAAAATTTAATGTGGCACATAGCGAGTCAGGTACAGCAACTGAAGAAGCTGGTTGCCGGAAACAAGGATGTTCTCATTGCTCTGAGAACAAACTTTGACAAACCAGAAGTAATGAAGGAGCAGTTCAAGAAGCTGCAACAGGTAGACAACGTGTTGCAACGAGTTACGATTATAGGTGTAATTTTAAGTTTCAGACAGTTGGCACAGTCTGCGTTGGTCGACGTCCTGGAAGAACGTATACCATTTCTTCTGAGCTCCATTTTGGATTTCCGTCATCATTTACCATCGGGTGATCCCATGCGCGTCGTTTCGGAGATGACGTCAGCTGCAGGTCTAACCTGCAAAGTTGACCCTACGTTAACAGCCGCATTAAGGAGTCAGAAATCAGAAGTAGACGAAGACGAGCATCTGCTGGTTTGCTTATTGATGGTCTTCGTGGCCGTTTCGATTCCTAAATTGGCTCGAAACGAGAACTCCTTTTACCGAGCGTCTTTGGAGGGCCACTCGAATAACATACACTGTATGGCTACAGCGATAAATAATATATTCGGTGCATTGTTTACTATATGTGGACAGAATGACATAGAGGATAGGATGAAAGAGTTTCTTGCCCTGGCGTCGTCCAGCTTGCTCAGACTCGGTCAGGAAGCTGACAAAGAGGCGATCAAGAACAGGGAGTCTGTGTATCTGTTGTTAGATCAAATTGTTCAAGAATCACCGTTCTTAACCATGGATCTGTTGGAGAGTTGCTTCCCTTATGCGTTGATACGCAATGCATATCATGATGTATACAAGCTTGAACACTCGCAGCcgtaa